The Cinclus cinclus chromosome 5, bCinCin1.1, whole genome shotgun sequence genome segment CATGCCTGGGGTGCCATCTCTGGGATCCCATTCCTGGTGTTCCCATCCCAGgcctcctgtccccagtcccatccTTGTGCTCTCATTCCCGGGCTCCCACCCGCAGGCTCCGGCCCCTGTCCCTGCCGGTCCCGCAGGAATTCTCCCTTTCCCTGGAAGCGGCCGGCGGGAGCGGAGGGCGGATCTCGCTTGGGCGTTTATTTTAATACATCTCTCTCTCGTATCTCTCGCTCTCTCCTGGCTCTCGCCTCTCTCTCCCCGGCCCCCCCGCGCTCTCTTTCCGTCCGTGCCTTCCTGTCCCGTCCCTCCCCCGTCCTCCCCCACCCTTCCCACCCCTCCCCAGGTCAAGGTGTGGTTCCAGAACCGCCGCACGAAGCAGAAGAAAGACCAGAGCAGGGACTCTGAGAAACGCTCCTCCAGCACCTCCGAGTCCTTCGCCACCTGCAACATCCTGCGGCTGCTGGAGCAAGGCCGCCTCCTGTCCGTGCCGGCCCCCCCGAGCCTCCTGTCCCCCACCTCCAACCCCGTCCCCAGCCCCGCGGGGAGCGCTGCTGGCCTGGCCGCTCCTGGTCCCGCGTCCCCGGGgctgggtggtggcagcagcCCCCCAAAACCGGCGCCTTTCGGCCTGCACGTCCCGTCTCtcgcctcttcctcctcatcttcacCGTCCTCATCGTCGCCGCGGCTGTCGGGGAGGCCGCTGTGTTTTGGGGGGCCGCTTCTGGGCAGCCTGCACGACCTGCCCGGTGTTTACGGACCGGGCGCGTCCGCGTTCGAGCCTTACACGCGGCTGGAGAGGAAGGACAATTCTATACCCAGCAAGAAGCCGAGCCCTTAAAACATTCCcacctccccccaaaaaaaaaaaaaaaatcaacaacccccccccaaaacaaacagtgTCAAAAAGTGTCACCTCCCCCTCTCTAACCCCCTCCAACCCCAGAtcgtgtcccctgtccccgtggGAATGGCAGCTCCGCTCCCCCCCGGTTGGCGTGGATGTCACCAGGGTTGAGCTGGTGAcattcgggggggggggggctgt includes the following:
- the VAX2 gene encoding ventral anterior homeobox 2 — encoded protein: MFDPAAAPAGMSDGGAEPGGSPVLLAEPAATGRAREKLPTRAELESALRTGGGGNGGAGGGFKDIPGTSAVSPGSSKQCAPDTESPSGTGEADYCRRILVRDAKGTIREIVLPKGLDLDRPKRTRTSFTAEQLYRLELEFQRCQYVVGRERTELARQLNLSETQVKVWFQNRRTKQKKDQSRDSEKRSSSTSESFATCNILRLLEQGRLLSVPAPPSLLSPTSNPVPSPAGSAAGLAAPGPASPGLGGGSSPPKPAPFGLHVPSLASSSSSSPSSSSPRLSGRPLCFGGPLLGSLHDLPGVYGPGASAFEPYTRLERKDNSIPSKKPSP